Proteins encoded in a region of the Bacteroidota bacterium genome:
- a CDS encoding thioredoxin family protein, producing the protein MKKAIGIFTLVTLFLLSVVTVNAQTLMIGDTAKDFTLKNVDGSEGSLQKLVGSKGAIIVFTCNHCPFSKAYEDRIIALDKNFKGVGYPVIAINPNDPTRSPEDSYEKMQERSSEKGFPFPYLYDEKQEVAKAFGASNTPHVYLLSVQNKDLIVKYIGAIDDNSDDPGSVKEKYVENAINQLMADGKIAVQETKAIGCTIKWKR; encoded by the coding sequence ATGAAAAAAGCGATTGGAATTTTTACTCTTGTAACATTGTTTTTGCTCTCAGTTGTTACTGTGAACGCACAAACATTGATGATAGGAGATACTGCCAAAGATTTTACACTTAAAAATGTAGATGGAAGTGAAGGATCACTTCAAAAGTTGGTTGGAAGCAAAGGTGCAATAATTGTTTTTACTTGTAATCATTGTCCTTTTTCAAAAGCGTATGAAGACAGAATTATTGCATTAGACAAAAACTTTAAAGGAGTTGGTTATCCGGTAATCGCTATAAATCCAAATGATCCAACTCGTTCTCCTGAAGATTCTTATGAGAAAATGCAGGAGCGTTCAAGCGAAAAAGGATTTCCGTTCCCATATTTATATGATGAAAAACAGGAGGTTGCCAAGGCATTTGGAGCATCAAACACACCTCATGTTTATCTTTTAAGTGTTCAAAATAAGGATCTGATCGTAAAATATATAGGTGCAATTGATGATAATTCTGATGATCCGGGAAGTGTAAAGGAGAAGTATGTTGAAAACGCCATAAATCAATTAATGGCAGATGGAAAAATCGCTGTACAGGAAACAAAAGCAATAGGATGTACCATCAAATGGAAGAGGTAA
- a CDS encoding methyltransferase domain-containing protein gives MTKADWIETKKSNSSNTQNAYNKWSQSYDKVINRTRDLEEKALQELLSERKFDNVLEIGCGTGKNTPWLLCRSNSITAVDLSEEMLAKAKTKIRSSHVRFVQADINSEWNFSTEQFDLITFSLVLEHINDLDHIFNQASKRLNENGIIYLGELHPFKQYTGSKARFETEHGIQVVECFNHHISEFIDCANRSGLELEILKEYFDDDDQNQIPRILAIIFRKKI, from the coding sequence ATGACAAAGGCTGATTGGATTGAAACGAAAAAAAGCAATTCTTCGAATACACAAAACGCCTATAATAAATGGTCGCAATCATATGATAAAGTAATCAACCGGACGAGAGATCTTGAAGAAAAAGCGTTACAGGAACTTTTGTCTGAGAGAAAATTTGATAATGTTCTGGAAATAGGATGTGGGACTGGTAAAAATACACCCTGGTTACTTTGTAGATCTAATTCAATTACTGCAGTTGATCTCTCGGAAGAAATGCTTGCGAAAGCAAAAACAAAGATCCGGTCAAGTCATGTACGTTTTGTTCAGGCTGATATTAATTCTGAATGGAATTTTTCCACTGAACAATTTGATCTGATCACCTTCAGTCTGGTGCTGGAGCACATAAACGACCTCGATCATATTTTCAATCAAGCCTCAAAGCGGCTAAATGAAAATGGAATTATATACCTTGGAGAACTCCATCCATTCAAACAATATACAGGAAGTAAAGCCAGATTTGAAACAGAACATGGCATACAAGTTGTAGAATGTTTTAATCATCATATTTCAGAGTTTATTGATTGCGCGAATCGTTCAGGATTAGAATTAGAAATATTGAAGGAGTATTTTGACGATGATGATCAGAATCAAATACCGAGAATACTGGCAATAATATTTAGAAAGAAAATTTAA
- a CDS encoding TlpA family protein disulfide reductase: MHTALLFIALFTGNLVSGQEVIDKDFNSFYKEEITESKGIVIVNFWATWCKPCITELPYFEQINAEMKSEKFSVCLVNLDFNSKYKTSAVEFVRNRNIKSKVIHLNDTDPNKWINRIDSNWTGAIPATIIYENGKKIFFHEGEITYDELKSEINKSNKN; the protein is encoded by the coding sequence ATGCATACGGCATTATTATTTATAGCGCTATTTACAGGAAATCTTGTATCGGGTCAGGAAGTGATTGATAAAGACTTCAATAGTTTTTATAAAGAAGAAATTACCGAGTCGAAAGGAATTGTTATTGTAAACTTCTGGGCGACCTGGTGCAAACCATGTATAACAGAATTACCATATTTTGAACAAATCAATGCAGAGATGAAGAGCGAAAAGTTCTCGGTATGTCTGGTGAATCTTGATTTTAACAGTAAATATAAAACGAGTGCAGTTGAATTTGTCAGGAACAGAAATATAAAATCGAAAGTCATTCATTTGAACGACACAGATCCAAACAAGTGGATCAATAGAATTGACAGTAACTGGACAGGAGCAATTCCTGCAACTATAATTTACGAGAATGGAAAAAAAATATTTTTCCATGAAGGTGAAATTACCTATGATGAATTAAAATCTGAAATCAATAAATCAAATAAAAATTAA
- a CDS encoding MATE family efflux transporter, which yields MTELIKKSFLVRAFKIIRLSLNGEQQDYTQGSISKAVFLLAIPMILELSLESVFAIVDMFFVSKLGQNAIATVGLTESVITIVYSIAIGLSTAATAIVARRIGEKNPEAAAHAGAQAIIIALLITVILSIVGAIFASDILRLMGASNEVVEEGTVFTRIMFEGSAGVIFLFLINGIFRGAGDAAMAMKSLWLASVINIILCPILIHYLGLKGAAIATVIGRFSGVVYQCYHLFKGSGILKFYKRHFTLDSPIIKSIVNIGWPATFQFIIASGSWIILARLVAETGGTTASAGYQIAIRNVVFFILPAWGLSNAAATLVGQNLGAKQVDRAVKSVMLTAKYNAVFMSFVMVLFIFCSGPIIRFYTSDEAVIAYGVQALQIIGSAYIFYGISMVMTQALNGAGDTKTPTLINFVCFWLFQIPLAYFLAKTLDLKTTGAFMAVPIAETLIALVAWYYFRKGKWKLIQV from the coding sequence ATGACAGAATTAATAAAGAAGAGTTTTCTTGTTCGTGCATTTAAAATTATCCGGTTGTCTTTGAATGGAGAACAACAGGATTATACACAAGGCAGTATTTCAAAAGCAGTCTTTCTTCTGGCAATTCCAATGATTCTTGAATTGAGTCTGGAAAGTGTATTTGCAATTGTAGATATGTTTTTTGTAAGCAAGCTAGGACAGAATGCTATTGCAACTGTTGGGTTAACTGAATCTGTAATTACAATTGTATATTCAATAGCAATTGGATTAAGTACAGCAGCAACTGCCATCGTTGCGAGAAGGATAGGCGAGAAAAATCCGGAAGCTGCAGCACATGCCGGAGCACAGGCAATCATTATTGCATTGTTAATTACAGTTATCTTAAGTATTGTCGGAGCAATTTTCGCTTCAGACATCCTGCGGCTGATGGGAGCAAGTAATGAAGTTGTAGAAGAAGGAACGGTCTTCACAAGAATAATGTTTGAAGGAAGTGCGGGCGTGATCTTTCTATTTCTGATAAACGGAATATTCCGTGGAGCAGGAGATGCTGCAATGGCAATGAAAAGCTTATGGCTGGCAAGTGTTATCAATATTATTCTTTGCCCGATTCTTATACACTATTTAGGTCTGAAGGGTGCAGCAATTGCAACTGTAATCGGACGATTTTCAGGAGTGGTCTATCAGTGTTATCATTTATTCAAAGGAAGTGGAATTCTGAAATTCTATAAACGTCATTTTACTCTGGATAGTCCAATAATAAAATCAATTGTGAATATCGGCTGGCCGGCTACATTTCAGTTCATCATAGCAAGCGGTAGCTGGATCATACTGGCAAGATTGGTTGCAGAAACGGGCGGAACAACAGCATCTGCCGGATATCAGATAGCGATCCGGAATGTAGTTTTCTTTATTTTGCCTGCATGGGGACTGAGTAATGCTGCTGCTACATTAGTTGGACAGAACCTTGGCGCAAAGCAAGTCGATCGTGCAGTGAAAAGTGTAATGCTTACGGCGAAGTATAATGCAGTATTTATGAGTTTTGTTATGGTACTTTTTATTTTTTGTTCAGGACCGATCATTCGTTTTTATACTTCTGATGAAGCAGTAATTGCTTATGGTGTTCAGGCTTTACAAATAATTGGAAGTGCTTATATTTTCTATGGTATAAGTATGGTAATGACGCAAGCTTTGAATGGGGCAGGAGATACGAAGACTCCTACATTGATTAACTTTGTATGCTTCTGGCTTTTTCAGATTCCGTTGGCATATTTTCTTGCAAAGACTTTGGATCTCAAAACAACAGGTGCATTTATGGCTGTTCCTATTGCGGAAACATTGATTGCATTGGTAGCCTGGTATTATTTCAGGAAAGGAAAATGGAAATTAATTCAAGTTTGA
- a CDS encoding T9SS type A sorting domain-containing protein: MKKQLLFIAIVLSSISTFAQTGVWVPQASGFIPTSSGIRNISVVDTNVVWISSYDGSGGAANRQDFSMTIDGGANWTAGNIPAPASHDWSMIYGLNDSTAWACFYNADAGAGGGIWKTTDGGASWNQQAVGSIFNASSFPNVVHFWDENVGFSMGDPNPGTQYEIYTTVDGGTTWTRVPALNIPAAISGEYGIVAHYNVIGDTVWFDTNKGRVYRSIDRGLNWTVSATGLTIPTNGAMDQCMTDHLNGIGRLYTAATGVSTTFSTSDGGDTWTSITPLGNLFGADIKRVPGVPGMMVSTGVDFTNGFTGSSYSTDNGLNWLDIDLGTQRSALGIADSLTMWSGGFTLSPTSEGIFKYVPAIVCNDALINPGTATTTALSVCPGENAEISSTGVYAPTVGDFAGVSWVVSSADISGSADPVAEPSLLATYGIAFPAPQTSTVGFSNDGTLINGTSNPYGIYYWTPVVFGNAVSAVAPDPVEALHQLTLDPSCTFTGTSIPIVVYDGTDPSCVLGVSNLNIPQIALFSRQHDANTIALTLNAVAQGKATVTMFDISGRLVNTQTIYVTKGTNNEMINVATLASGTYMIKAEFNGTQAQTKVVKF, from the coding sequence ATGAAAAAGCAATTACTATTTATTGCCATAGTCCTTTCGAGCATTTCTACATTTGCTCAGACAGGAGTATGGGTGCCTCAGGCGAGCGGTTTCATTCCTACTTCTTCAGGAATCAGAAACATTTCCGTAGTTGATACAAACGTAGTTTGGATCAGCTCTTATGATGGATCAGGTGGCGCAGCAAACCGTCAGGATTTCTCTATGACTATCGATGGCGGTGCAAACTGGACAGCTGGTAATATTCCGGCTCCTGCTTCTCACGACTGGTCGATGATCTATGGACTTAATGATTCTACTGCATGGGCATGTTTCTACAATGCAGATGCAGGTGCAGGCGGTGGAATCTGGAAGACTACCGATGGTGGTGCTTCATGGAATCAACAAGCTGTAGGTTCAATTTTCAACGCAAGTTCATTCCCGAATGTTGTACATTTCTGGGATGAGAACGTAGGTTTCTCAATGGGTGATCCAAATCCTGGAACTCAATATGAGATCTATACAACAGTTGATGGTGGAACAACATGGACTAGAGTTCCGGCACTTAATATTCCGGCAGCTATTTCCGGAGAATATGGAATCGTTGCTCATTACAATGTGATTGGTGATACTGTATGGTTCGATACTAATAAAGGTCGTGTTTACAGATCAATCGACAGAGGTTTGAACTGGACTGTTTCAGCAACAGGTTTAACAATCCCTACAAATGGTGCGATGGATCAGTGTATGACAGATCATCTTAACGGAATTGGTCGTTTATATACAGCAGCTACCGGAGTAAGTACTACTTTCAGTACTTCTGATGGTGGTGATACATGGACTTCAATCACTCCACTTGGAAATTTATTCGGTGCAGACATTAAACGTGTACCGGGTGTACCGGGTATGATGGTAAGTACAGGAGTTGATTTTACTAACGGTTTTACAGGTTCATCTTATTCTACGGATAATGGTTTAAACTGGTTAGATATCGATCTTGGAACACAACGTTCAGCTTTAGGAATTGCTGATTCATTAACAATGTGGTCAGGTGGATTTACTTTATCTCCTACATCAGAAGGGATTTTCAAATATGTTCCTGCTATTGTTTGTAACGATGCTCTAATCAATCCCGGAACTGCAACTACAACTGCACTTTCAGTTTGTCCTGGAGAAAATGCTGAAATCTCATCTACCGGAGTTTATGCACCTACAGTAGGTGATTTTGCAGGTGTTAGTTGGGTTGTTTCTTCTGCAGATATCTCTGGTAGCGCTGATCCTGTTGCTGAACCAAGCTTACTTGCTACTTATGGAATCGCTTTCCCTGCACCTCAAACTAGTACAGTTGGATTCTCAAATGATGGAACATTGATCAATGGTACTTCAAATCCATACGGAATTTACTACTGGACTCCGGTTGTATTTGGTAATGCAGTTTCTGCAGTTGCTCCGGATCCTGTTGAAGCTCTTCATCAACTTACATTAGATCCTTCATGTACATTTACAGGAACTTCAATTCCTATTGTTGTTTATGATGGAACTGATCCTTCATGTGTTTTAGGTGTTTCTAATTTAAACATTCCTCAGATCGCTTTATTCTCAAGACAACATGATGCAAATACAATTGCACTTACATTAAATGCTGTTGCTCAAGGTAAAGCTACTGTTACAATGTTTGATATTTCTGGTCGTCTTGTAAATACTCAAACTATTTACGTTACAAAAGGTACCAACAATGAAATGATCAATGTTGCAACTCTTGCATCAGGTACATACATGATCAAAGCTGAATTCAATGGAACTCAGGCTCAGACTAAAGTGGTGAAGTTCTAA
- a CDS encoding helix-turn-helix domain-containing protein yields the protein MKHISILVPKGAILGSVEGPRLLLSQVNNLLSSKGISPLFKIELIGLTKETPLSGGLFTAHSDHTIDEIRKTDLIIIPAIDGDLKNAIEENKAFIPWITDRYKQGSEIASLCLGAFLLASTGLLNGKKCATHWAFENQFREMFPDVNLVPEKVIIDEKGIYSSGGAYSYLNLILYLIEKYAGRELAILCSKIFAIEIERNSQSAFNIFQGQKEHGDEPIKTAQEFIESNFSEKITVDQLASRLALGRRNMERRFKKATSNTVVEYIQRVKVEAAKKGFETSRKNINEVMMDVGYSDIKAFRTVFKRITGLSPVEYKNKYNYK from the coding sequence ATGAAGCATATCTCTATTCTGGTACCGAAGGGTGCCATCCTTGGAAGTGTTGAAGGCCCACGTTTGCTTTTATCGCAGGTGAATAATCTTCTTTCTTCGAAAGGTATCTCACCCTTGTTTAAAATAGAATTAATTGGTCTGACAAAAGAAACGCCATTGAGCGGTGGATTATTCACTGCTCATAGTGATCATACCATAGATGAAATCCGTAAAACTGATCTGATCATTATTCCTGCAATTGATGGTGATCTGAAAAATGCTATCGAAGAGAATAAAGCATTTATTCCATGGATCACAGACAGGTACAAACAAGGGTCTGAAATAGCAAGTCTATGTCTTGGCGCTTTTCTTCTTGCTTCTACCGGACTACTCAACGGAAAAAAATGTGCGACACACTGGGCCTTCGAAAATCAATTCAGAGAAATGTTTCCCGATGTAAATCTTGTTCCTGAAAAAGTGATCATAGACGAGAAAGGCATTTACTCAAGTGGTGGTGCATATTCTTATCTGAACCTCATTTTATATTTAATTGAAAAATATGCCGGTCGGGAACTGGCAATTCTATGCTCTAAGATCTTTGCCATCGAAATAGAAAGAAACAGTCAATCTGCTTTTAATATTTTCCAGGGACAAAAAGAGCATGGCGACGAACCAATTAAAACTGCACAGGAATTCATTGAAAGTAATTTCAGTGAAAAGATTACAGTTGATCAACTCGCATCTCGTCTTGCCTTAGGCAGAAGAAACATGGAACGGCGATTTAAAAAAGCAACATCAAATACTGTTGTCGAATATATCCAACGCGTAAAAGTCGAAGCTGCTAAAAAAGGTTTTGAAACCAGCAGAAAAAATATTAATGAAGTGATGATGGACGTTGGCTATTCTGATATCAAAGCTTTCCGGACAGTGTTTAAAAGGATTACCGGGCTTTCGCCGGTGGAGTATAAAAACAAATACAACTATAAGTAA